One Gemmatimonadota bacterium genomic region harbors:
- a CDS encoding sugar transferase produces MPRDRHEGINRALNVVLALVGLVLTLPILLLVSLLIKATSRGPILYTQTRVGLDRRWRRTLALRDSRQEDLGGQVFTIYKLRTMRVDAEKVSGAVWATENDPRVTTLGRYLRKYRIDEVPQLWNILRGDMNIVGPRPERPSIVARLRQDIPEYRFRHRVKPGLTGLAQINQKYDACLDDVRAKVSWDLRYIQQQSLWLDISVMLKTVPSVLLRFQGW; encoded by the coding sequence TTGCCGCGCGATCGTCACGAGGGCATCAACCGCGCGCTCAACGTGGTGCTTGCGCTGGTCGGCCTGGTGCTGACGCTGCCCATCCTCCTCCTCGTTTCGTTGTTGATCAAGGCCACCTCGCGCGGTCCGATCCTCTACACGCAGACACGTGTCGGACTCGACCGACGCTGGCGGCGGACGCTCGCGTTGCGCGACTCACGCCAGGAAGACCTCGGCGGCCAGGTCTTCACGATCTACAAGTTGCGCACGATGCGCGTAGACGCCGAGAAGGTGTCCGGCGCCGTGTGGGCGACAGAGAACGACCCGCGGGTCACGACCCTTGGGCGGTACTTGCGCAAATACCGGATCGACGAGGTGCCGCAGCTGTGGAATATCCTGCGCGGTGACATGAACATCGTTGGGCCGCGACCGGAGCGGCCGAGCATCGTGGCTCGCCTCCGTCAGGACATTCCGGAGTACCGATTTCGCCACCGCGTGAAGCCGGGCCTCACCGGGCTGGCTCAGATCAACCAGAAGTACGATGCCTGCCTGGATGACGTCCGGGCCAAGGTCAGCTGGGACCTGCGCTACATCCAGCAACAGAGCCTGTGGCTGGACATCAGCGTCATGCTGAAGACGGTGCCCTCGGTCCTGCTCAGGTTCCAGGGTTGGTAG